From one Lotus japonicus ecotype B-129 chromosome 3, LjGifu_v1.2 genomic stretch:
- the LOC130745770 gene encoding transcription factor NAI1-like, whose protein sequence is MVESGENWPCDHSVLEVGGGGDDDDVKDLCFEDEFIGDDNDDGHSFAEETVDPLTDRKERQRELSEKLLALSATIPSMKKMDNTSILDKASNYVKQLQERVRELEQEVDQSHIRSNKGTTSCEVNSENYRTGGRTNENFPEVRVRVLQKEVMVIIHCEKQKGIMLKILSHLENLHLSVANTSVLQFGKSTLDITIIAQMGDEYNMTVDELVKTLRVAILTQ, encoded by the exons ATGGTGGAGTCAGGGGAAAATTGGCCTTGTGATCATTCTGTATTG GaagttggtggcggtggtgatgatGACGACGTTAAGGATTTATgttttgaagatgaatttattggtgatgataatgatgatggtCATTCTTTTGCTGAGGAGACTGTAGATCCCTTGACAGACAGAAAGGAGAGACAGCGGGAACTCTCTGAGAAATTGCTTGCACTTTCAGCCACCATACCTAGCATGAAGAAG ATGGACAATACTTCGATCCTGGACAAAGCTAGCAACTACGTGAAACAACTTCAAGAACGTGTGAGGGAGCTAGAACAAGAAGTTGATCAATCCCACATTCGTAGCAACAAAGGCACCACCTCTTGCGAAGTGAACTCTGAAAATTACCGTACTGGTGGAAGAACAAATGAAAATTTTCCCgaggtgagagtgagagtgttACAGAAGGAAGTAATGGTTATAATCCATTGTGAAAAACAAAAGGGAATCATGCTCAAAATACTCTCTCATCTTGAAAATCTTCATCTCTCAGTAGCCAACACCAGTGTCTTGCAATTTGGGAAATCCACTCTCGACATCACCATTATTGCTCAG ATGGGGGATGAATACAACATGACAGTCGATGAACTAGTCAAAACCCTGAGAGTAGCTATCTTGACTCAGTAG
- the LOC130744691 gene encoding uncharacterized protein LOC130744691 yields MDPYDLENEDEIEWKIIEDELNDLHAQEACIQLIIEEHLQQVDGSSSNCRRQRSHIERNREERHVRLWNDYFSTNPVYTEEQFRRRYRMRRHVFLRIVEAISNTDDYSQMRNDATGRMSLSPLQKSTAAIRTLAYGSSADSVDEYVRIGESTA; encoded by the coding sequence atggATCCTTATGATTTAGAAAATGAGGATGAAATTGAGTGGAAAATTATAGAAGATGAACTAAATGATCTTCATGCTCAAGAAGCATGTATTCAGTTAATCATTGAGGAGCATCTCCAACAAGTTGATGGAAGCTCTAGTAATTGTAGACGTCAAAGATCTCACATAGAAAGGAATCGGGAAGAAAGACACGTTCGTTTGTGGAATGACTATTTCTCGACAAATCCAGTTTACACAGAAGAGCAATTTCGGCGAAGGTATAGAATGCGAAGACACGTGTTCCTTCGAATTGTAGAAGCCATCAGCAACACCGATGATTATTCCCAAATGAGAAATGATGCGACTGGGAGAATGAGCCTTTCACCATTGCAAAAATCCACTGCTGCAATTCGTACGTTGGCTTATGGATCCTCGGCCGATAGTGTAGATGAGTATGTGCGTATTGGTGAAAGCactgcatga